The following coding sequences are from one Pelmatolapia mariae isolate MD_Pm_ZW linkage group LG4, Pm_UMD_F_2, whole genome shotgun sequence window:
- the pdap1b gene encoding pdgfa associated protein 1b, producing MPKGGKKGGHKGRMRTYTSPEEIDAQMKAEKERRKQEQEEQEQEGAAQNDTAEEKLPGSGSEDSDDEDSQRRRAGVEGLIEIENPNRVAQKSKKVTQIELEEPRQLSRREREEIEKQKAKERYMKMHLAGKTDQAKADLARLAIIRKQREDAARKKEEEKKAKEAAAAAAAAARGINSLSLK from the exons ATGCCAAAAGGAG GTAAGAAAGGTGGCCACAAGGGTCGGATGCGGACATACACCAGCCCCGAAGAGATCGATGCCCAGATGAAGGCAGAAAAGGAGAGGAGAAAG CAAGAGCAAGAAGAGCAGGAGCAGGAAGGTGCAGCTCAGAATGACACAGCAGAGGAGAAGCTACCAGGTTCTGGATCAGAGGACAGCGATGATGAAGATTCCCAG AGGAGGAGAGCCGGTGTTGAGGGATTGATAGAAATTGAGAACCCCAACAGAGTGGCTCAGAAGTCCAAGAAGGTAACGCAGATTGAGCTGGAAGAGCCCCGGCAATTGTCAAGGAGAGAGAG AGAAGAGATCGAGAAGCAGAAGGCCAAGGAGCGTTACATGAAGATGCACTTGGCCGGCAAGACAGACCAGGCCAAAGCTGACCTCGCTCGCCTCGCCATCATtagaaaacagagagaggaTGCGgcgagaaagaaagaagaggagaaaaaag CAAAAGAAGCGGCAgcggcggcggcagcagcagctAGAGGAATAAACTCCCTATCTCTCAAATGA
- the shmt1 gene encoding serine hydroxymethyltransferase, cytosolic has translation MSLSNGHHVSKEEWESHNKMLLEPLAVNDSEVFSIIKKEKHRQTYGLELIASENFASRAVLEALGSCMNNKYSEGYPGQRYYGGTEHIDELERLCQKRALEAYSLDSEKWGVNVQPYSGSPANFAVYTAVVEPHGRIMGLDLPDGGHLTHGFMTEKKKISATSIFFESMPYKVHPETGFIDYDRLQENARLFHPKLIIAGTSCYSRNLDYARLKQIANENGAYLMGDMAHISGLVAAGVVPSPFEHCDIVTTTTHKTLRGCRAGLIFYRKGVRSVDAKGKETLYNLESLINQAVFPGLQGGPHNHAIAGVAVALKQAMTPEFKAYQLQVLANCRALSSALVDHGYKIVTGGSDNHLILLDLRSKGTDGGRAEKVLEACAIACNKNTCPGDKSALRPSGLRFGSPALTSRGLVENDFRKVAEFIHRGIELTVEVQKSLNPKATLKEFVQALSQGEKFQQRVAEIRAEVEAFAGQFPMPGLPEL, from the exons aTGTCTTTATCTAACGGCCATCATGTgagcaaagaagaatgggaatCTCACAACAAGATGCTGCTGGAGCCGCTGGCAGTCAACGACTCAGAG gTGTTCTCCATTATTAAAAAAGAGAAGCACAGGCAGACGTATGGTTTGGAGCTGATAGCATCTGAGAACTTTGCCAGCAGAGCTGTTCTTGAAGCGCTGGGTTCCTGTATGAACAACAAATACTCCGAGGGCTATCCTGGCCAGAG GTACTACGGTGGTACGGAGCATATCGATGAGCTAGAGAGACTTTGTCAGAAGAGAGCACTGGAGGCCTACAGTCTGGACTCGGAGAAATGGGGTGTCAACGTTCAGCCATACTCGG GGTCACCTGCAAACTTCGCCGTCTACACGGCTGTTGTGGAGCCCCACGGCAGGATCATGGGGCTGGATCTTCCAGATGGAGGTCACCTGACGCACGGCTTCATgactgagaagaaaaaaatctcgGCAACCTCAATCTTCTTTGAGTCCATGCCATACAAG GTCCATCCAGAGACTGGCTTCATCGACTACGACAGGCTGCAGGAAAATGCACGACTCTTCCACCCTAAACTCATCATCGCAG gaACAAGCTGCTATTCTCGCAACCTTGACTATGCCCGCTTGAAGCAGATTGCTAATGAGAACGGTGCCTATCTGATGGGAGACATGGCTCACATAAGTGGATTAGTGGCTGCCGGAGTGGTGCCCTCACCCTTTGAGCATTGTGACATTGTTACCACGACGACGCACAAGACACTGCGTGGCTGCCGTGCTGGGCTTATTTTCTACAGAAAAG GCGTGCGGAGTGTGGATGCCAAAGGAAAAGAGACTCTGTACAACTTGGAGTCGTTGATTAACCAGGCCGTGTTTCCCGGGCTGCAGGGAGGACCGCACAACCACGCCATCGCAG GTGTTGCTGTGGCTCTGAAGCAAGCCATGACACCAGAGTTTAAGGCCTATCAATTGCAGGTTCTCGCTAACTGCAGGGCTCTATCCAGTGCTCTTGTTGACCATGGCTACAAGATTGTCACCG GCGGCTCTGACAACCATCTGATCCTGCTGGACCTGCGCAGCAAGGGAACCGATGGAGGACGAGCAGAGAAGGTCCTGGAAGCATGTGCCATTGCTTGTAACAAAAACACCTGTCCAg GAGATAAAAGTGCTTTGCGACCTAGCGGCCTGAGGTTCGGCTCGCCGGCTCTTACCTCCAGAGGCTTGGTGGAGAATGACTTCAGGAAGGTGGCTGAGTTCATTCACAGAG GCATTGAACTGACTGTGGAGGTGCAGAAAAGTCTGAATCCCAAAGCCACTCTGAAGGAGTTTGTTCAGGCATTATCCCAGGGAGAGAAGTTCCAGCAGCGGGTAGCGGAGATCAGGGCTGAGGTGGAGGCTTTCGCTGGACAATTCCCAATGCCGGGTCTACCCGAGCTGTAG